One region of Sylvia atricapilla isolate bSylAtr1 chromosome Z, bSylAtr1.pri, whole genome shotgun sequence genomic DNA includes:
- the LOC136373669 gene encoding tetraspanin-3-like — protein sequence MEILRVVVVLLSLWCCDNAYLRSSARSLLKFLGFIFWGTAAAQAFGGVLVILMLKNYRHLFQESYLSLPGWLALATALILLPTGVLAVSISVKCSRNQQGTLMFLLLLLLCLEMSSAALARSYYVRTASQLESVMGYLVHQHKWTCSQDSGNSAVDVIQRKLQCCGVHNYTDWLKTSSSWHDLACVPESCCKEKHSHCRGDLSHVEQLSEEGCLKKLEGQLCFAMLYVFWFCTVLIILELLAGVSNGILMRHQPFHELHILDSYTFEEEYRY from the coding sequence ATGGAGATTCTTAGGGTGGTGGTTGTTCTGCTGTCTTTGTGGTGCTGTGATAATGCCTACCTTAGGTCCTCTGCTCGATCTTTGCTGAAGTTCCTAGGCTTCATCTTTTGGGGtactgctgcagctcaggcatTTGGTGGAGTGTTGGTGATCCTGATGCTCAAGAACTACAGACATTTATTTCAGGAGTCTTACTTGTCTCTCCCTGGTTGGTTGGCTCTTGCAACTGCACTTATATTGCTACCTACTGGAGTTTTGGCTGTCTCTATTTCTGTTAAGTGTTCCCGCAATCAGCAAGGGACTCTCAtgttcttgctgctgctccttctttGCCTAGAAATGtcttcagcagctctggcacGTTCCTACTATGTTAGGACTGCTTCTCAGCTGGAAAGTGTTATGGGTTACCTTGTTCACCAGCACAAGTGGACATGCTCCCAGGATTCTGGAAACAGTGCTGTGGATGTGATACAGAGGAAGCTGCAATGTTGTGGGGTCCACAACTACACAGACTGGCTAAAGACATCATCTTCTTGGCATGACCTAGCTTGTGTCCCTGAAAGCTGCTGTAAGGAGAAGCATTCTCACTGCAGGGGAGACTTAAGCCATGTGGAGCAGCTTTCTGAGGAAGGCTGTCTAAAGAAGCTGGAAGGCCAGTTGTGTTTTGCCATGCTGTAcgttttttggttttgtactGTGCTAATCATCTTGGAGCTCTTGGCTGGTGTCAGCAATGGTATTCTCATGAGACATCAGCCATTCCATGAACTCCATATTCTGGACTCTTATACCTTCGAAGAGGAGTATAGGTACTAG